A DNA window from Octopus sinensis linkage group LG25, ASM634580v1, whole genome shotgun sequence contains the following coding sequences:
- the LOC115224477 gene encoding uncharacterized protein LOC115224477, which yields MDELIKKCDLIVWDECTLAHTRALQAVDRTLRDIRNNNSQMGKATVLLTGDFCQTLPVVPEATKMDEVNAPIKSSALWHHMQTFHLSTNMRAQLSGDRSVEEFAEILLRLGEGRTVTDEDEYLELDTICNLIDSVEDLVSKVFPDLLSYYQNADWICEPAIMVPQNATIKSINPKLLNAFPGEMVTYNSIVTVIDEEEIVNYPVRVFELTGATRNTSLSSAEKRSSYHVSM from the coding sequence ATGGACGAACTGATAAAGAAATGTGAtttaattgtttgggatgaatgtaccTTGGCCCACACGAGAGCCCTCCAAGCTGTTGATAGAACCTTACGAGACATTAGAAACAATAATTCACAGATGGGAAAAGCCACAGTACTATTGACAGGAGATTTCTGCCAGACCCTCCCAGTTGTTCctgaagcaacaaaaatggatgaGGTAAATGCACCCATAAAGTCCTCAGCATTGTGGCACCACATGCAAACATTCCATCTTTCAACTAATATGAGGGCACAGCTTTCGGGAGACCGATCAGTTGAAGAATTTGCAGAGATACTTTTAAGACTCGGTGAAGGGAGAACAGTCACTGATGAAGATGAGTATCTTGAACTTGATACGATCTGTAATTTGATTGATTCGGTAGAGGATTTAGTATCTAAGGTCTTCCCAGATCTTCTGTCTTACTACCAGAATGCAGATTGGATATGTGAACCAGCTATAATGGTCCCCCAAAATGCTACAATAAAAAGCATTAACCCCAAACTCTTGAATGCCTTTCCAGGAGAAATGGTAACTTATAACTCGATTGTTACAGTTATTGATGAAGAGGAGATTGTTAATTATCCAGTCCGAGTTTTTGAACTCACTGGAGCCACCAGGAACACCTCATTGTCTTCAGCTGAGAAAAGGAGCTCCTATCATGTTTCTATGTAA